A single Thermoplasmatales archaeon DNA region contains:
- a CDS encoding 3-hydroxyacyl-CoA dehydrogenase/enoyl-CoA hydratase family protein, with translation MAISKITIIGAGTMGHGIGEVIAISGIPVVIEDAYPEALKKAETSINNSLQRLEKSGKIKQGESERIMSNIRFSSDLGESVKDSDMIIEAVPEIPDLKIKIMKEISEKCRRDAIIASNTSNILISTLSEDAIGPERILGAHFFNPPVVLKLVEVIKSDKTSDKVFNETFDFIKKIGKTPISVLKDTPGFVVNRINAPEALLLCLVVQNGFAKPEEVDALGKSMGLPMGPYELIDYVGIDTMYHSLKYYGDTLSPDYNKCSYYDKFMKDGTLGAKSGKGFYIWENGHAKVPQANPTSAIDMMDIICIEINEAVKVLEEGITSPNDIETGIKLGMNRPFGPISAAEGLTNSEVKNRLMALSKKFGTDIFSPAKSIEDGKLKQIISSKPVSAEKKVQAQPETAKSEESLVSLIRDTTARVAYLEISSTRNNLISVDVMNALKGHLETLWNDKEINVIVIRGKGQNLSAGAQLTQFVSGPMDFAEMSRNGERTYRMLSEIPKITIAEMKGYVLGGGFELSTWCDIRVSTPDAVIGFPEVTLGLVPGWGGSQRLAKLLGLSRASYLILSGQRFDGNYAENIGLVSKVFPADEIEQKTSEFAASLASSVAPISAALAKRLMNKGSEVPADNGLEMESMAMGLLFGTDDLKEGISAFVQKRKPEYKGR, from the coding sequence ATGGCTATTTCAAAGATCACCATTATCGGTGCTGGAACGATGGGTCATGGCATAGGCGAAGTCATAGCGATATCTGGTATTCCTGTTGTGATAGAAGATGCATACCCAGAGGCACTGAAAAAAGCTGAAACGTCCATTAATAACAGTTTGCAGAGGCTTGAAAAATCCGGAAAAATAAAGCAGGGCGAATCAGAACGAATTATGTCAAATATAAGATTCAGCAGCGATCTGGGTGAAAGCGTTAAAGACTCTGACATGATCATTGAAGCAGTTCCTGAAATACCAGATTTAAAGATTAAGATAATGAAGGAAATTAGCGAAAAATGCCGGAGAGACGCAATAATTGCATCAAATACGTCAAATATCCTTATATCAACTCTATCAGAGGACGCAATCGGACCTGAAAGAATACTCGGTGCACATTTCTTTAATCCTCCTGTTGTACTGAAACTTGTTGAAGTCATAAAATCTGATAAAACCTCTGATAAAGTATTCAACGAAACTTTTGACTTCATCAAAAAGATAGGAAAGACGCCAATAAGTGTATTAAAAGACACGCCCGGGTTTGTTGTTAACAGGATTAATGCCCCAGAAGCACTGTTGCTATGTCTTGTCGTCCAGAACGGTTTTGCCAAACCTGAAGAGGTAGACGCTTTGGGAAAATCGATGGGTCTTCCCATGGGTCCTTATGAGCTCATAGATTATGTTGGAATCGACACGATGTACCATTCTTTAAAGTATTATGGGGATACGTTGAGCCCAGATTACAATAAGTGCAGCTATTATGATAAATTCATGAAGGACGGAACACTTGGCGCAAAATCAGGAAAAGGATTCTATATATGGGAAAATGGGCACGCAAAGGTACCGCAGGCAAATCCAACTTCAGCAATAGATATGATGGACATAATTTGCATAGAGATTAATGAGGCAGTAAAGGTGCTCGAGGAGGGAATCACGAGCCCGAATGACATAGAGACTGGTATAAAATTGGGTATGAACAGGCCATTCGGCCCTATATCTGCCGCCGAGGGATTGACAAACTCCGAAGTAAAGAACCGTCTTATGGCTCTAAGCAAAAAATTTGGAACCGATATATTCTCTCCGGCAAAATCGATAGAAGATGGAAAGCTGAAACAAATAATATCAAGTAAACCAGTAAGCGCAGAGAAAAAGGTACAGGCACAGCCTGAAACAGCGAAATCCGAAGAATCGCTCGTCTCACTGATTAGAGACACCACTGCTAGAGTAGCTTATCTAGAAATTTCAAGCACGAGAAATAACCTGATAAGCGTAGATGTTATGAATGCATTAAAAGGGCATCTGGAAACTTTGTGGAACGACAAAGAGATCAATGTCATAGTGATCCGCGGCAAGGGACAAAACCTTTCTGCAGGTGCACAATTAACACAATTTGTCAGTGGCCCCATGGATTTTGCAGAAATGTCCAGGAATGGCGAAAGAACTTACAGAATGCTTTCCGAGATCCCTAAGATCACTATAGCGGAGATGAAAGGATACGTTCTTGGTGGCGGTTTTGAACTTTCAACCTGGTGCGACATAAGGGTATCAACTCCCGATGCGGTGATAGGTTTCCCGGAAGTTACACTCGGCCTAGTACCTGGATGGGGGGGCAGCCAGAGACTAGCAAAGCTTTTGGGACTATCGAGAGCATCATATCTCATACTCAGCGGGCAGAGGTTTGATGGAAACTACGCTGAGAATATTGGCCTTGTTTCAAAGGTCTTCCCTGCGGATGAGATTGAACAAAAGACCTCCGAATTCGCAGCATCCCTCGCGTCATCTGTTGCACCGATATCAGCCGCTCTTGCGAAAAGACTCATGAATAAGGGATCGGAAGTGCCAGCGGACAATGGCCTTGAGATGGAATCGATGGCTATGGGACTCCTATTTGG
- a CDS encoding SCP2 sterol-binding domain-containing protein, producing the protein MTKVKASESAMKEVSGMNKSFQFKPSDQPAYYVEFKSGEIVLEKGEKQGASATVSATDQVISDVLSGQLNAVSAFMSGKLKVSGDIMSAQKITTLASKIKR; encoded by the coding sequence GTGACAAAAGTAAAAGCTTCTGAAAGCGCGATGAAGGAAGTATCTGGTATGAATAAATCTTTCCAGTTTAAGCCATCGGATCAGCCCGCATATTATGTTGAGTTCAAATCCGGGGAAATAGTTCTTGAAAAGGGAGAGAAACAAGGGGCATCTGCAACAGTTTCTGCGACTGATCAAGTTATTTCAGATGTTCTATCAGGACAGCTCAACGCAGTTTCTGCTTTTATGTCCGGAAAACTGAAGGTATCGGGCGATATAATGTCTGCCCAAAAAATCACCACCCTTGCATCAAAGATCAAAAGGTGA
- a CDS encoding thioredoxin family protein translates to MAWIKEEDQKYLKQEFEKYLKDDVDLNLFVSRNDDCKYCKETEELLNELVVIDKRLHLNVYDYNNSPKEVKEYSVEKYPATIISRHGIVDGRIKYYGMPSGYEFGSLIEDIKNVSKWEVEVSSKALTLLKEVKKPITIKVYVTPTCPYCPKAVGTAHKFSIVNENITSEMIEALEFEEEAEEVGVSSVPHITINGTVQFVGAQPDDNFAEYVSEANSS, encoded by the coding sequence ATGGCTTGGATTAAAGAAGAAGATCAAAAGTACCTGAAACAGGAGTTTGAAAAATATCTTAAGGATGACGTTGATTTGAATCTTTTCGTCTCCCGAAACGATGATTGCAAGTACTGCAAGGAAACAGAAGAGCTATTGAACGAGCTCGTTGTAATAGATAAGCGTCTGCATCTCAACGTTTATGACTACAATAATTCTCCGAAAGAAGTAAAAGAATATTCTGTCGAGAAGTATCCGGCAACGATTATTTCAAGACACGGTATTGTTGATGGAAGGATAAAGTATTACGGTATGCCCTCTGGTTATGAGTTCGGTTCATTGATAGAAGACATAAAGAATGTCTCGAAATGGGAAGTTGAGGTTTCCTCTAAGGCACTTACCTTGCTGAAGGAAGTCAAGAAACCAATAACCATCAAGGTTTACGTAACACCAACTTGCCCGTACTGCCCGAAGGCGGTAGGCACAGCGCATAAGTTTTCAATTGTGAACGAAAACATAACCAGTGAAATGATTGAGGCCCTTGAGTTTGAAGAAGAGGCTGAGGAAGTTGGGGTCTCTAGTGTCCCTCATATAACAATCAACGGAACAGTGCAGTTCGTGGGAGCCCAACCCGACGATAATTTCGCTGAATATGTATCAGAAGCTAATAGCTCCTGA
- a CDS encoding cysteine hydrolase has product MTEEKVIYKEIKDIVNPEHSVLVVWDVQNALVNSVFNKNDFVSSLKGLIREARENSVPITYTKITPLPFRFESGYRLYSSMKRYGARDPKKMKFMEPGSPEAEIYMEFEPQKDDLILPKNTADIFVGTNFELMMRNAGIETIIFTGIATEFGIESSARSAGNRGFYPVVVEDCVSSSNKDMHEAALEVMRTQVIVSRSAEITKSWKQ; this is encoded by the coding sequence ATGACTGAAGAAAAAGTTATTTACAAAGAAATTAAAGATATTGTAAATCCTGAACATTCTGTACTTGTTGTGTGGGATGTTCAGAATGCGCTTGTGAATTCTGTATTCAATAAGAATGACTTTGTTTCGTCTTTGAAAGGCCTTATCAGAGAGGCCAGGGAGAACAGTGTTCCAATTACCTATACAAAAATAACGCCACTCCCATTCAGGTTTGAGTCTGGCTATCGTCTTTATTCATCAATGAAAAGGTATGGCGCAAGAGATCCAAAAAAGATGAAATTTATGGAACCTGGTTCACCAGAAGCAGAAATCTATATGGAATTTGAACCTCAGAAGGACGACTTGATACTTCCGAAGAATACTGCAGACATTTTTGTCGGAACAAATTTTGAGTTAATGATGAGGAATGCAGGAATAGAAACAATAATATTTACAGGCATTGCTACTGAATTCGGCATTGAATCATCTGCTAGAAGCGCAGGGAATCGTGGATTCTACCCTGTCGTGGTTGAAGATTGCGTTTCATCCTCCAACAAAGATATGCACGAAGCTGCATTAGAAGTAATGAGGACACAAGTTATTGTTTCAAGATCGGCAGAAATAACCAAGTCGTGGAAGCAGTAA